The following coding sequences are from one Loxodonta africana isolate mLoxAfr1 chromosome 18, mLoxAfr1.hap2, whole genome shotgun sequence window:
- the C18H17orf113 gene encoding uncharacterized protein C17orf113 homolog, whose translation MVPPGKKPAGEASNSNKKCKRYFNEHWKEEFTWLDFDYERKLMFCLECRQALVRNKHGKAENAFTVGTDNFQRHALLRHVTSGAHRQALAVNQGQPTFEGQAEGGGAYPGLVSTSTSRGVKVEVDPSKVAVLTTVYCMAKEDVPDDRCSALLELQRFNLCQALLGTEHHNHYSPRRVRDMQVAIASVLHTEDCQRLRASPYVGLVLDETKDWPESHSLALFATSVSPCDGQPATTFLGSVELQEGEATAGHLLDILQAFGVPAPKLAWLSSSLPSDRLSSVGLQLRAACPLLTELHCLPGRTDPKPPSYLGEYESILDALFRLHGGPSSHMVPELRAALDLAAIDLAGPRTVPWASALPIVEAVAEAWPRLVPTLEAAAPASPTAGALALALRQFTFMAFTHLLLDALPSVQKLALVLQPEEPDLALLQPLVMATAASLQAQRSSGGARLQGFLQELATSGPEGGESRCTYRGVELAGYSEAAVRGFDRLRGAFLDSMRTGLRDSYPGPALDAVAAFAAVFDPRRYPQAPEELVTHGEGALRLLLRAFAPAVVRQRALGDFALFKRVVCSLGRLGPRALCAKLACTHSELHELFPDFAALAALALALPAGAGLLDKVGRSRELRWWGPAGAGEGRSGQVVKIAVDGPPLQEFDFALAIEFLESGWGKGLLGSQLM comes from the exons ATGGTGCCCCCTGGGAAGAAACCAGCTGGAGAGGCCTCCAACTCCAACAAAAAGTGCAAGCGTTATTTCAACGAGCACTGGAAAGAGGAGTTTACCTGGCTGGACTTTGACTACGAGCGGAAGCTGATGTTTTGCCTCGAGTGTCGCCAGGCCCTGGTGCGGAACAAGCATGGCAAAGCCGAGAACGCCTTCACTGTGGGCACTGACAACTTCCAGCGCCATGCCCTGCTGCGCCATGTGACCTCGGGAGCCCACCGCCAGGCTCTGGCCGTCAACCAGGGCCAGCCCACTTTCGAGGGCCAGGCTGAGGGAGGAGGGGCCTACCCAGGCCTGGTTTCCACCTCCACCTCTAGGGGCGTCAAGGTGGAGGTGGACCCCTCCAAAGTGGCTGTGCTGACCACCGTGTACTGCATGGCCAAGGAGGATGTGCCCGATGACCGCTGCTCTGCCCTGCTGGAGCTACAGAGATTCAACCTATGCCAGGCACTGCTGGGCACCGAGCACCACAATCATTACAGCCCCAGGAGGGTGAGGGATATGCAG GTGGCCATTGCCAGTGTCTTGCACACGGAGGACTGTCAGCGCCTGAGGGCATCCCCATATGTGGGGCTGGTGCTGGATGAGACGAAGGACTGGCCTGAGTCCCACAGTCTGGCCCTGTTTGCCACTTCAGTGTCCCCCTGCGATGGCCAGCCTGCCACCACCTTTCTGGGCAGTGTGGAGCTACAGGAGGGTGAGGCCACTGCTGGTCACCTCCTGGACATCCTGCAGGCTTTCGGTGTGCCCGCACCCAAGCTGGCCTGGCTCAGCTCCAGCCTCCCCAGTGACCGCCTAAGCAGTGTGGGCCTGCAGCTCCGGGCTGCCTGCCCACTGCTTACTGAACTACACTGCCTCCCTGGCCGGACAGACCCCAAGCCCCCTTCCTACCTGGGTGAATATGAAAGCATACTGGATGCTCTATTCCGCCTGCACGGTGGCCCTAGTTCCCACATGGTCCCTGAGCTCCGGGCTGCACTGGACCTTGCAGCTATTGACTTGGCAGGGCCACGGACAGTGCCCTGGGCCTCAGCACTGCCCATCGTGGAAGCAGTGGCTGAGGCCTGGCCTCGTCTGGTGCCCACATTGGAGGCTGCAGCCCCAGCCTCTCCCACTGCTGGGGCGCTGGCCCTTGCTCTTCGCCAGTTCACCTTCATGGCCTTCACCCACTTGCTGCTGGACGCTCTGCCCTCTGTGCAGAAGCTCGCACTTGTCTTGCAGCCAGAGGAGCCAGACTTGGCCTTGCTGCAGCCCCTAGTGATGGCGACCGCTGCCTCCCTCCAAGCACAACGCAGCTCAGGTGGGGCCCGCCTCCAGGGCTTCCTTCAGGAACTGGCGACTTCAGGCCCCGAAGGGGGTGAGAGTCGCTGCACCTACCGCGGTGTGGAGCTGGCCGGCTACTCCGAGGCCGCTGTCCGGGGCTTCGACCGGCTGCGGGGGGCCTTCCTGGACTCCATGCGGACAGGACTGCGGGACTCCTACCCCGGGCCAGCGCTGGACGCCGTGGCCGCCTTTGCTGCCGTCTTCGACCCCCGGCGCTACCCACAGGCGCCGGAGGAGCTGGTCACTCACGGCGAGGGGGCGCTACGCCTGCTGCTGCGCGCCTTCGCGCCCGCAGTGGTGCGCCAGCGCGCGCTGGGTGACTTTGCGCTCTTCAAGCGCGTGGTGTGCAGCCTTGGGCGGCTAGGGCCGCGGGCGCTTTGCGCCAAGCTGGCATGCACGCACTCCGAGCTGCATGAGCTCTTCCCGGACTTCGCAGCTCTCGCCGCACTGGCCTTGGCCCTGCCCGCGGGCGCCGGCCTCCTTGACAAGGTCGGCCGCAGCCGGGAGCTGCGGTGGTGGGGGCCGGCGGGGGCCGGGGAAGGCCGCAGTGGCCAAGTGGTGAAGATCGCTGTGGACGGGCCCCCGCTGCAAGAGTTTGACTTTGCGCTGGCCATAGAGTTCCTAGAGAGTGGGTGGGGGAAGGGGCTCCTGGGGTCGCAGCTCATGTGA
- the NKIRAS2 gene encoding NF-kappa-B inhibitor-interacting Ras-like protein 2, whose protein sequence is MGKSCKVVVCGQASVGKTSILEQLLYGNHVVGSEMIETQEDIYVGSIETDRGVREQVRFYDTRGLRDGAELPRHCFSCTDGYVLVYSTDSRESFQRVELLKKEIDKSKDKKEVTIVVLGNKCDLQEQRRVDPDVAQHWAKSEKVKLWEVSVADRRSLLEPFIYLASKMTQPQSKSAFPLSRKNKGSGSLDG, encoded by the exons ATGGGGAAGAGCTGCAAGGTGGTCGTCTGTGGCCAGGCATCTGTGGGCAAAACTTCAATCCTGGAGCAGCTTCTATATGGGAACCATGTAGTTG GTTCTGAGATGATTGAGACACAGGAGGACATCTATGTGGGGTCCATTGAGACAGACCGGGGTGTGCGGGAACAAGTGCGTTTTTATGACACCCGGGGACTCCGAGATGGGGCTGAGCTGCCCCGGCACTGCTTCTCCTGCACTGACGGCTACGTCCTGGTCTACAGCACGGATAGCCGAGAGTCCTTTCAGCGTGTAGAGCTACTCAAGAAGGAGATTGACAAATCAAAGGACAAGAAGGAG GTCACCATCGTGGTCCTCGGCAACAAGTGTGACCTGCAGGAGCAGCGGCGTGTGGACCCAGATGTGGCTCAGCATTGGGCCAAGTCAGAGAAGGTGAAGCTGTGGGAGGTATCGGTGGCCGACCGTCGCTCCCTCCTGGAGCCCTTCATCTACCTGGCTAGCAAGATGACCCAGCCCCAGAGCAAGTCCGCCTTTCCTCTCAGCCGCAAGAACAAGGGCAGTGGCTCCTTGGATGGCTGA
- the ZNF385C gene encoding zinc finger protein 385C isoform X1 has translation MKRPLSPSTPDEKEPPISGVVERPPHPSEPPKPKRERKRPSYTLCDVCNIQLNSAAQAQVHCGGRAHQRRLRQLSLGKTPSGPAGLASSTPNPLLASLPLPARPLQPPLDFKHLLAFHFNGAAPLSLFPNFSTMDPVQKAVISHTFGVPSPLKKKLFISCNICHLRFNSANQAEAHYKGHKHARKVKAVEAAKSKQKPQTLARDGAVVSPAPTPASGAPRELQSTAAPAAPSPGPPLQSPLILDPMPREPTHSNLLDAASSSSPSSCPPCSPEPGREAPGPEPAAAAAGSSVNGEGRTEKGRLYCPTCKVTVNSTSQLQAHNTGAKHRWMVEGQREAPHRGRGRPVPRRGAGHKAKRVTGVRGGRQGPNPHFHCALCQLQVNSETQLKQHMSSKRHKDRLAGKPPKTSSQHSKLQKHAALAVSILKSKLALQKQLTKTLAARFLPSPLPTAAAICALPGPLALRPAPTTATTLFPAPILGPALFRTPTGAIRPATGPIVFAPY, from the exons ATGAAGCGGCCACTGAGCCCATCTACCCCTGATGAGAAGGAGCCCCCCATATCTGGAGTTGTTGAGCGCCCCCCTCACCCCTCGGAACCACCGAAGCCCAAGCGGGAAAGAAAACGGCCATCGTACACACTCTGCGATGTCTGTAATATCCAGCTGAACTCAGCAGCCCAGGCCCAGGTGCACTGTGGGGGACGGGCCCACCAGAGGCGGCTTCGGCAGCTCAGCTTGGGGAAGACTCCCTCAGGGCCAG CAGGCCTGGCCTCCAGCACCCCCAACCCCCTGCTGGCCTCCCTGCCCCTGCCGGCCCGGCCTCTGCAGCCCCCGCTGGACTTCAAGCACTTGCTCGCCTTCCACTTCAATGGTGCAGCCCCGCTCAGTCTCTTCCCCAACTTCAGCACG ATGGACCCAGTCCAGAAAGCTGTCATCAGCCACACATTTGGGGTCCCCTCCCCTCTGAAGAAGAAGCTCTTCATTTCCTGTAACATCTGTCACCTGAGGTTCAACTCAGCG AACCAGGCTGAAGCACATTATAAAGGCCACAAACACGCCAGAAAAGTCAAGGCTGTCGAGGCCGCCAAAAGCAAGCAGAAGCCGCAAACCCTGGCCCGGGATGGGGCAGTGGTGTCCCCAGCCCCAACTCCAGCCAGTGGGGCCCCCAGAGAGCTGCAGAGCACAG CAGCCCCTGCAGCCCCttctccaggtcccccactccaATCACCACTGATTCTGGACCCCATGCCCAGGGAGCCAACCCACTCAAACCTCTTGGATGctgcctcctcttcctctccttcctcctgcccACCCTGCTCCCCAGAACCTGGGCGAGAGGCCCCAGGGCCTGAGCCAGCGGCAGCTGCAGCAGGAAGCAGTGTGAATGGGGAGGGCAGGACCGAGAAGGGGCGCCTCTACTGCCCCACGTGTAAGGTGACAGTGAACTCCACCTCCCAGTTACAGGCTCACAACACAG GAGCTAAGCATCGGTGGATGGTGGAAGGCCAGCGAGAGGCTCCCCACAGGGGCCGGGGCCGCCCAGTGCCCCGCAGAGGGGCCGGACACAAGGCCAAGCGTGTGACAGGGGTCCGAGGGGGTCGGCAGGGCCCCAACCCCCATTTCCACTGTGCTCTCTGCCAGCTCCAGGTCAACTCAGAGACTCAACTCAAGCAG CACATGAGCAGCAAGAGGCACAAAGACCGCCTGGCTGGGAAACCCCCCAAAACCTCTAGCCAGCACAGCAAGCTACAGAAGCACGCAGCGCTGGCCGTGAGTATCCTCAAG TCAAAACTGGCCTTGCAGAAGCAACTCACCAAGACGCTGGCAGCCCGCTTCCTGCCCAGTCCACTCCCCACCGCGGCTGCCATCTGTGCCCTGCCAGGGCCCTTAGCCCTGCGGCCTGCCCCTACCACAGCCACTACCCTCTTCCCAGCTCCGATCCTGGGCCCAGCTCTGTTCCGTACCCCAACAGGAGCCATCCGCCCTGCCACAGGACCCATCGTCTTCGCCCCCTATTAG
- the ZNF385C gene encoding zinc finger protein 385C isoform X2 yields the protein MKRPLSPSTPDEKEPPISGVVERPPHPSEPPKPKRERKRPSYTLCDVCNIQLNSAAQAQVHCGGRAHQRRLRQLSLGKTPSGPAGLASSTPNPLLASLPLPARPLQPPLDFKHLLAFHFNGAAPLSLFPNFSTMDPVQKAVISHTFGVPSPLKKKLFISCNICHLRFNSANQAEAHYKGHKHARKVKAVEAAKSKQKPQTLARDGAVVSPAPTPASGAPRELQSTAPAAPSPGPPLQSPLILDPMPREPTHSNLLDAASSSSPSSCPPCSPEPGREAPGPEPAAAAAGSSVNGEGRTEKGRLYCPTCKVTVNSTSQLQAHNTGAKHRWMVEGQREAPHRGRGRPVPRRGAGHKAKRVTGVRGGRQGPNPHFHCALCQLQVNSETQLKQHMSSKRHKDRLAGKPPKTSSQHSKLQKHAALAVSILKSKLALQKQLTKTLAARFLPSPLPTAAAICALPGPLALRPAPTTATTLFPAPILGPALFRTPTGAIRPATGPIVFAPY from the exons ATGAAGCGGCCACTGAGCCCATCTACCCCTGATGAGAAGGAGCCCCCCATATCTGGAGTTGTTGAGCGCCCCCCTCACCCCTCGGAACCACCGAAGCCCAAGCGGGAAAGAAAACGGCCATCGTACACACTCTGCGATGTCTGTAATATCCAGCTGAACTCAGCAGCCCAGGCCCAGGTGCACTGTGGGGGACGGGCCCACCAGAGGCGGCTTCGGCAGCTCAGCTTGGGGAAGACTCCCTCAGGGCCAG CAGGCCTGGCCTCCAGCACCCCCAACCCCCTGCTGGCCTCCCTGCCCCTGCCGGCCCGGCCTCTGCAGCCCCCGCTGGACTTCAAGCACTTGCTCGCCTTCCACTTCAATGGTGCAGCCCCGCTCAGTCTCTTCCCCAACTTCAGCACG ATGGACCCAGTCCAGAAAGCTGTCATCAGCCACACATTTGGGGTCCCCTCCCCTCTGAAGAAGAAGCTCTTCATTTCCTGTAACATCTGTCACCTGAGGTTCAACTCAGCG AACCAGGCTGAAGCACATTATAAAGGCCACAAACACGCCAGAAAAGTCAAGGCTGTCGAGGCCGCCAAAAGCAAGCAGAAGCCGCAAACCCTGGCCCGGGATGGGGCAGTGGTGTCCCCAGCCCCAACTCCAGCCAGTGGGGCCCCCAGAGAGCTGCAGAGCACAG CCCCTGCAGCCCCttctccaggtcccccactccaATCACCACTGATTCTGGACCCCATGCCCAGGGAGCCAACCCACTCAAACCTCTTGGATGctgcctcctcttcctctccttcctcctgcccACCCTGCTCCCCAGAACCTGGGCGAGAGGCCCCAGGGCCTGAGCCAGCGGCAGCTGCAGCAGGAAGCAGTGTGAATGGGGAGGGCAGGACCGAGAAGGGGCGCCTCTACTGCCCCACGTGTAAGGTGACAGTGAACTCCACCTCCCAGTTACAGGCTCACAACACAG GAGCTAAGCATCGGTGGATGGTGGAAGGCCAGCGAGAGGCTCCCCACAGGGGCCGGGGCCGCCCAGTGCCCCGCAGAGGGGCCGGACACAAGGCCAAGCGTGTGACAGGGGTCCGAGGGGGTCGGCAGGGCCCCAACCCCCATTTCCACTGTGCTCTCTGCCAGCTCCAGGTCAACTCAGAGACTCAACTCAAGCAG CACATGAGCAGCAAGAGGCACAAAGACCGCCTGGCTGGGAAACCCCCCAAAACCTCTAGCCAGCACAGCAAGCTACAGAAGCACGCAGCGCTGGCCGTGAGTATCCTCAAG TCAAAACTGGCCTTGCAGAAGCAACTCACCAAGACGCTGGCAGCCCGCTTCCTGCCCAGTCCACTCCCCACCGCGGCTGCCATCTGTGCCCTGCCAGGGCCCTTAGCCCTGCGGCCTGCCCCTACCACAGCCACTACCCTCTTCCCAGCTCCGATCCTGGGCCCAGCTCTGTTCCGTACCCCAACAGGAGCCATCCGCCCTGCCACAGGACCCATCGTCTTCGCCCCCTATTAG